In one window of Anser cygnoides isolate HZ-2024a breed goose chromosome 3, Taihu_goose_T2T_genome, whole genome shotgun sequence DNA:
- the ZC3H12D gene encoding probable ribonuclease ZC3H12D → MPAGMALAASSKPAPPRSGRVSAAGMEVHHSKLDFFCKLGYSKQDICKVLENLGQEALEDDVLKELIRMGSKPQALESQAQPSLPKLVARGSCSTSPVPQWLGGDESDSSSHLRPIVIDGSNVAMSHGNKEVFSCWGIRLAVDWFRERGHTYIKVFVPLWRKEPPRQDSPIADQHILEELEKQSILVYTPSRKVKGKRVVCYDDRYIVKVAYEKDGVIVSNDHYRDLQNENPEWKWFIEQRLLMYSFVSNRFMPPDDPLGRHGPTLNNFLSKKPALPEPTWQPCPYGKKCTYGNKCKFYHPERPHQAQLSVADELRAKIKASVSLGKEEEPCNHSPCRTGRDPVPPDAGTETLQGAGSGVGPSCYTAWSPGSYCPRLADAWALGPDPALEQDQRLPDTLRDGALVEEMSALSISDKVLCGARPARAPRDREVADSPRGCCSLRHGPFLLHHHHPSDCAWRHAERCWPQERPQGPRSRCLPTAPQHGPALQAQQQQHLLPPSTVPPAGPLQGYGEQPALPRRCFPSQPLLLDTSSGLDFFQKAYAYPDAAYCSYWPPPAARPPCAQRASVHRELCAMFSCAEVNRVMALYPDIKDIASLTLLIQRHRNL, encoded by the exons ATGCCCGCTGGGATGGCGCTGGCCGCTTCTAGCAAGCCAGCGCCGCCACGCTCCGGGAGAGTTTCTGCAGCAGGCATGGAAGTGCATCACAGCAAGCTGGACTTTTTCTGCAAGCTGGGCTACAGTAAGCAGGACATCTGCAAAGTGCTGGAGAACCTGGGCCAAGAGGCCCTGGAGGACGACGTGCTGAAAGAACTGATTCGGATGGGGAGCAAACCCCAGGCTCTGGAGAGCCAGGCTCAGCCCTCCCTGCCAAAGCTCGTTGCCCGGGGGTCCTGTAGCACTTCTCCAGTGCCACAGTGGCTTGGGGGAGACGAAAGTGATTCCTCCAGTCACTTGAGACCCATTGTGATCGACGGCAGCAATGTCGCAATGAG ccatGGAAACAAAGAGGTCTTTTCCTGCTGGGGGATCCGTCTGGCGGTGGACTGGTTCCGAGAGAGGGGGCACACCTACATCAAGGTTTTTGTCCCGCTCTGGAGAAAGGAGCCCCCTCGACAAGACAGTCCCATTGCAG ATCAGCACATTCTCGAAGAGCTTGAGAAGCAATCGATCCTTGTGTATACCCCATCTCGGAAGGTGAAAGGCAAGAGGGTGGTTTGCTACGATGATCGCTACATCGTGAAAGTTGCTTATGAGAAAGACGGAGTCATTGTCTCCAATGACCATTATCGGGATCTCCAGAATGAAAACCCTGAGTGGAAGTGGTTTATCGAGCAGCGGCTGCTCATGTACTCGTTTGTCAGTAACAG GTTTATGCCTCCTGATGACCCCCTAGGCCGGCACGGACCCACCCTTAATAATTTCCTCAGCAAAAAGCCAGCGCTTCCCGAACCAACGTGGCAACCTTGCCCCTATG GTAAAAAATGCACCTATGGCAATAAATGCAAGTTCTATCACCCAGAGAGGCCACATCAAGCTCAGCTGTCGGTCGCTGATGAGCTCAGAGCCAAAATAAAGGCATCCGTAagcctggggaaggaggaggagccATGCAACCACTCTCCATGCCGGACTGGCCGAGATCCCGTGCCTCCTGACGCTGGCACAGAAAcgctgcagggagctggcagcggTGTGGGGCCCTCCTGCTACACGGCCTGGTCCCCAGGCAGCTACTGCCCACGGCTGGCTGACGCCTGGGCCCTCGGCCCTGACCCTGCCCTGGAGCAGGACCAGAGGCTGCCAGACACCCTGAGGGACGGAGCCCTCGTGGAGGAGATGTCGGCGCTCTCCATCAGCGACAAGGTGTTATGTGGAGCCAGGCCAGCCCGCGCCCCCCGGGACCGAGAGGTGGCCGacagcccccggggctgctgtAGCCTCAGGCACGGCCCCTTCCtgctccaccaccaccacccctcgGACTGCGCCTGGAGGCACGCGGAGCGCTGCTGGCCCCAGGAGCGCCCACAGGGGCCCAGGAGCCGCTGCCTCCCCACCGCGCCTCAGCACGGCCCAGCCCtacaagcacagcagcagcagcacctcctgccaccCTCCACCGTGCCTCCAGCTGGGCCGCTGCAGGGGTACGGCGAGCAGCCGGCACTACCCCGCCGCTGcttccccagccagcccctgctgctggacACCAGCAGCGGGCTCGACTTCTTCCAGAAAGCCTACGCTTACCCCGATGCTGCTTACTGCAGTTACTGGCCGCCCCCTGCTGCAAGACCTCCTTGTGCCCAGCGGGCGAGCGTCCACAGGGAGCTGTGCGCCATGTTCTCCTGCGCTGAGGTGAACCGAGTCATGGCCTTGTACCCAGATATCAAGGACATCGCTAGTTTGACTTTACTCATTCAAAGACACAGGAACTTGTGA